The segment GTTGACGGACCAGTAGGTGTAGCGGGCCAGCTTGTGCGCGGTGGCGAAGTCCAGCACGGTCTGGAAGTCCGCCTGCCTGAAGTACTCGGCGGCGTCGGTGCGGCCGTTCATCATCGACACGCCCTCGTGGGCGTACGCGGTGGCCTCGTTCCAGCCGAAGGTGCTCTGCAGGAGCTGGTTGAACTTCACCAGCGCGTCGGTCTGCGCCGCCGCCCCGCTGAAGCCGCCGTCGAACGGCATGATCGAGTAGTTGTTCGGGGTGAAGCCCTGGGACTTCGCCTCGAGCAGCATCTGGGTGCCGAACCAGCCGGTGCCGGCGTTGGTGCCCGCGGTGGTGATGGAGACGTAGATCCCCGGGTTGTTCTGCTGCAGGATGCGGGCCGCGCCGATCTCGTTGTGGATGGCGGCGGTGTTCTCGTACTCCGGCTCCTCGAGGTCGAAGTCGATCGCCTTGAGGTTGTACTTGGTGACGACCTTCTGGTAGGCGGCGGCGGTCGCCTCCGGGGTGCCGCAGGTCTGGCCGAGCTTGGTGCCGCCGTAGCCGCCCACCGACACCGAGACGTCGCCGCCCTTGTTGCGGATGGTCTGGATGACGGCCGGCATCGTGGTGTCGGTGTCGATCGAGGACGTCCCGCCCCAGGACGGGCTGCAGGTGCTGCCCTGGGCCAGGATGAACGCGAGCTGGAACGCCTTCTGGCCGGTGGCGTCCATCACGGCGGCGGCGTCCGGCGGGCTGTTGTCCTCCGGCATCAGGTACGGCGCGGAGGCGTACCAGTTGGAGCCGAGCCCGCCCGTGGTCGCGGCGCTGGCGGAGCCGGACGCGGCGATCGCGGAGACGCCGCCGGCCAGCAGGCCGAACACGGACAGCGCGACCGCGACGGCGCGGCGCGGACGGCGGTGCCGCACCGGGGCGGTGGCGGCGGGGGCGTCGGCAGGGGGGTGTGGGGGAAGTGCGCGTTCCATCGAGGACCTCTCCAGGAGGCGGCGAGGACGGCAGCCCGGACGCGCGGAAGTGGGGGTGCGCGGCCGGGCCAACGGTCGGGTACCTAGCCGAGGTTGACGTGACTGCCACTGGTATAGACCTGTGTTGGGCGGCCGTCAACCCTTCCGGCCGGAGCCGGGGCGGAGTGGTTCATGGGGCGGTCAAATGCCGGTAAATTACAGGTCAAAGCGGGTGTCGCGGATTCGCTGACGCCACGTCAGGAGGGCGGGGAGGGGGGCGGGGGCGTGCGGGCGGGGTCAGCTCCGGGTCGGGAGGTAGGACTCCAGGCCGCGCAGGAACACCTCGATCTTGAAGGCGTAGCGCTCGTCCCCGTCGCCCGTCACCATGGTGTCCGCCATCGCCTGGAGGTTCGGGAAGCGGTCCGCCGGGAGCGCCTCCAGGTAGCTGTGCAGCTGCCCGAAGTACTCGCCGATGTCCGTGCCGCGGGCGATCCGCTCCGCGTACACCGACGCCTCGTACGCGTCCGTGTCGATCAGCTGGCCGAGCCCGTCCAGCGCCCAGGCCGCCACCTGGGGCGGCAGGCCGACCCGGAGCAGCAGGTCGAGCAGGAACTCGGTGATGGTCAGTTGGCTCTCGCCCAGCGGGATGTTGCCCAGCGAGACCAGCGACACGTCCCGGTGGGAGGTCAGCACCCGCTGCGCCTCGAAGCAGATCTCGGTGACCTGCTCCTTCCACCGGGCCGGCTCGGGGCGGCGGGGCAGCCGGATCTCGGAGACCACCCGCTCCAGCACCAGGTCGAGCAGCTCCTCCTTGTTGGAGACGTGCGCGTACAGCGAGGCCGGGCCGGTGCCCAGCTCCTGCGCGACCCGGCGCATCGTCACCCCGGACAGGCCCTCGGTGTCCAGCACCCGGACCGCGGTCTCCACGATCAGTGCGCGGCTGAGCGGCTGCCGGGGCTCGGCCTTGCGGGGCTTGTGCCACGGGTTCTCGGGCATCTGCGCGGGCATCGGGCCACCTGCTTTCGCTGAACGTTCCACCGGCGATCATCGTACTCCGGACGAACGCCGTTCGAAGCGGGTGCGAAGCGATCACCGTCCGGCGGGGGATCGCCGCAGCTGGGGGCGGGTGCGGAGGGGGCGGGGGCCGACGGTGGCCGGGGCGGGGGTGGGGGAGGAGTAGGGGAGGAGTAAGGGGGAAATCAGGGTTAATCCGTTTGACGGGAACGCCGCTCGACTCGTAGAACAGTGTTCGTCCAAGCAAACACCGTTCAATCGCGCGGCCCCCGTCCACCGCGCCTGGTAGCAAACAGGAGCTGTCATGACCGACGCGGTCGGCCCCACGACATCGGCACCGCCCTCCGGCGGCGGCGCCGCCGCCGAACCCTACCGGTGGCGCTGGGTCGCGCTGTTCGTCATCCTCGCCGCCGAGGTGATGGACCTGCTCGACTCCCTGGTCACCAACATCGCCGCCCCCGCGATCCGGGCGGACATCGGCGGCGGCGAGTCCACCATCCAGTGGCTCGGCGCGGCGTACACGCTGGCGATGGCCATCGGCCTGATCACCGGCGGCCGGCTCGGCGACATCTTCGGGCGCCGCCGGATGTTCATGATCGGCGCGGCCGGGTTCACCCTCGGCTCGCTCGCCTGCGGCCTGGCCCAGGAGCCCTGGCAGCTGGTCGCCGCGCGGGTGCTCCAGGGCCTGCTCGGCGCGGTGATGCTGCCGCAGGGCCTGGGCATCATGAAGGAGATCTTCTCGCCCAAGGAGCAGGGCGCGGCCTTCGGCATGTTCGGCCCGGTGATGGGCCTGTCGACGGTCGGCGGCCCGATCCTGGCCGGCTGGCTGATCGACGCGGACTTCGGGGGCACCGGCTGGCGGATGATCTTCCTGATCAACATCCCGCTCGGCCTGTTCGCCTTCGTCGGCGGCCGGGTCTTCCTGCCCGCCCAGGGCCACGGTCCGACCGTCCGGCTCGACCTGCTCGGCGCGCTGCTGGCCGCCCTCGGCGCGGCGCTGGTCATCTACCCGCTGGTCCAGGGCCGCGAGCACGACTGGCCGCTGTGGGCGTTCGCGCTGCTGGCGGTCGGCGTGGCGGTGTTCGGCCTGTTCGGCTGGTACGAGGCCCGCCGCAAGGCCGTCGGGGCGGACCCGCTGGTCGAGCCCAGCCTGTTCGCCAAGCGCGGCTTCAGCGGCGGCATGGCGCTCGGCCTGGTCTTCTTCACCGCGATGACCGGCTTCTGGCTGACGTTCAGCCTGTACACCCAGCTCGGCCTGCACTACAGCGCCTTCAAGTCCGGCCTGACGGGCATCCCGTCCTCGATCGGCATGGTGATCGCGTTCGGCGCCGCCCAGGCGCTGCAGAAGTACGGCCGCAAGGTGATGCACGCGGGCCTGGTGGTGATGCTGGCCGGCGTGCTGGGCCTGATGTACACCCTGCACAGTCAGGGCGCCGGGGTGACGCCCTGGGAGATGGTGCCCTCGCTGGCGGTCAGCGGTCTGGGCATGGGCCTGGTGATGGCCCCGTTCTTCGGGATGGTGCTGGCCTCGGTCGAGACGCACGAGACCGGTTCCGCCTCCGGCACGCTGACGTCCGTGCAGCAGCTCGGCGCGGCGCTGGGCAGCGCGATCCTGGGCACGGTCTTCTTCGAGCGGCTGAAGAGCGCGGACTTCGCCAGTGCCGAGCAGGTCACCCTGTGGGCCGAGGTCGGACTGCTGGTGGTGGTCTTCGCCGCGATCTTCCTGCTGCCGATGCACGGCCGCCCCGAGCACGAGGGCGGCGAGGACGGCGGCTCCGGGGAGGAGGACGCGCTCCGCAAGGAGGGCGAGCACCAGCCCGCCTGACGCCCCGTCGGGGCGGAAGGGCGGAGCCGGTGGCCCCGGAGCAGCGCGCTCCGGGGCCACCGGCTCCGCCCCCGCGCGGGGACGTGCCCCGCGGAAGGACGGAGGATCAGCCCTGGTAGGCCGCGAAGAGCTTCGAGAACTGGTACGGCGTCTGCGGGACGTTGGTGCACTTGGGCAGCGAGCCGGTGCACGCGTTGGCGTCCCGGGTCATCTCCCAGAAGGCCAGCTCGCCGAGGTGGTTCTGCTGGGCGAAGGAGACCAGCTGCTGGGCGTCGGTGAGGCCGAACACCTCGGAGGCGGTGTCGTTCTGGCCCAGCATCGGGGTGACGCCGACCTTGGCGTACGCCTGCGCGTCCGTCAGGTTGGTCCACACCGAGCGGATCTGCGCCTGGGTGGACTGCGCGGACTGGATCGCGTAGGCGCCCATCTTGCCGGCCGGGCTCGGGGCGGCCCAGTCGCCGAAGTCCATCGCCATCACGTTGACCAGGTCGACCGAGAGGCCGGCGTTCTTGGCGGACTGCAGGATGTAGACGCCGTCCGCGGTGAGGCCGCTGGGCAGCACCGGCAGGGTCAGGCTGACCTTCAGGTCGCGTCCCTTGGCCCGCTGCGCGGCCTGGACCTGGGCGAGCGCGGCCGAGCGGCGGTCGACCGAGGCGTGGTCGGTGACGGCGGTGCCCTCGATGTCGAAGTCGACCCGGTCGAGCGCGTAGACGTCCACGACCTTCTGGTACTGCGCGGCCAGCGAGGCCACCGTGGTGCAGGACTGGGCGAGTTCGGTGCCGTTGGCGCCGCCGAAGGACGGGCGGACGTCGCCGCCCGCGTCCCGGATCGCGTCCATGTCGGCCTTGTTCCAGCCGGTGGCCGGGTCGTAGGCGCCGAACCAGCTGGCGGTGCACGGCTGGCTGCCGTTGATGATGAACGCCAGCGAGAACTCCTTGATGCCGCTGGCGGCGGAGAGCGCGGGCAGGCTGGGCGTCGGGTAGGCGCCGAGGTCCACGTAGGGGGCGGCGGTGCCCGCGCCGGTGCCGGTGCCCGCGGTGGCGGTGACGGCCGGGGAGGCCGCCGACTCGTTGCCCGCCGCGTCGAAGGCGGTCACGGTGAAGGTGTGGCTGCTGCCCTGGAGCAGGCCGCGGACGGTGGTGGAGGTGCCGGTCACGGTGGCCACCGGGGTGGTGCCCTCGTACACGTGGTAGCCGGCCACCGCGGTGTTGTCGGTGGAGGCCGTCCAGCCGAGGGTGATGCTGCCCGGGCCGGTGCCGGTCGAGTGCGGGCTGCCGGGGACGGACGGCGCGACGGTGTCGGCGGGCGCGCCCGCGCACGGCTGGTTGTTGATCGTGCAGTTGACGGGGGCGCTCTGGGTGGCGCCGGTGGTGACGCCGAAGCCGACTGCGGGGGCGGCGGCGCCGGGGGCGAGCGGGGCGGCCCAGCTCGGCGAGGTCACCGTGTAGTGGGTGCCGGTCGGCGTGGCGGTCGAGCTCAGGGTGCCGTTCCACAGGCTGGAGACGCTCTCGCCGGTCGGCAGGTCGAAGGAGAGCGACCAGCTGTTGACGGTGGCGTTGGTGTGGTTGGTCACGGTGTACGTGGCCTGGAATCCGTTCGACCAGCTCTGGGTGACCGCGTAGTCGGCGGTCAGGCCGGAGACGCCGGCCGCACCGGCGGCGGTGGCGCCCAGCGGGGCGGCGATCAACGCCGCCGCGGCGGCGAGGGAGAGGGTGACGCGCCTCATGGGCGAGTCCTCCTTGACGGTGTGGGGGATGGGTGGGGGCCGGGCACGGAGTGCGTGGGGCGCACTCAAGATGGTCCAGACCAATCCGGGCCGTCAAGGTCAAGTCCTTTGGTTTTGCAAGGAGTTGACGGTTCAATCAGGAGCAGTTAAGGCATGGGGGAACCATCGGACGACGGAGGGCGCGGCCCCCGAAACGTGGGGGAGGGGACCGCGCCGCCCGCCTGACCCGAAGTCAGGCGTCCGTGGGCCGTCAGGCGGAGACGGCGGTGCCGCGCATCCGGCGGGCCAGGTACGCGCCCGAGGCGGTGGCCGCCAGCAGGCCCGCGCCGGCCAGGCCGAGCAGCAGGTTGTCCTGGCCGGGCCGGTCCACCGCGACGGTGCCGGAGGAGGCCACCACCGCTTCGGCGGCGGTGAGGTCGCCGCCGTGGCCGTGGTGCGAGACGGTCGAGCGGGCCGCGCCCGCGTCGAGCTGCGCCTGGGTCGGCGCGGACGGGGTGTTCGCGGCCGGCGGGGCGGCCGCGGCGGTGGTGGTGGAGCCGAAGTCGAGGTCCGAGCAGCCGTAGAACGCCTCGGGGCTGTCCGAGCGCTGCCACACCATGTAGACCAGCTGCCGGCCGGTGCGCTGCGGCAGGTTCACGTTGACGTGGTAGTACCCGTTGTCCGAGGTACGGGCGGTGTCGTAGACCGCGACCGGGCTCGCCAGGTCCAGGTCGGACCACTTCAGCGGCTTGGCGGGGTCGTAGCCGGCCTTGGTCAGGTACAGCTTCATGGTGCCCTGGTGCGGTGCGGTGACCCGGAAGTCGAAGGTCTTCGCGCCGGCCGCCACCGAGGTGGCCGGCCAGTCGGTGCGGGCCCAGTCCAGGGCGCGGTACTTGTCGCGGTTGGCCGAGCAGAGGTGGCCGTCCGGGATGATCTGCTGGCTCTGGCCGTTGGCACTGGCGATGTTGACCTCGTTCCAGTCGTACAGCGGCTGGGTTCCGCTGTCCGCGACGAGGTCCTTGCAGACCTGGGACTTGGGAGTCTCCGGGCCTTCCGCGTAGCAGGCCGCGATGCGGCTGGGCGGACCGAACATGGCACCGTGCGCGCCGGCGGTGCCGGCGGCGACGGTGGTGGCGACCAGGGCACCCGCGCCCACCGCGGAGGCGGCGAGCAGACGGCGGGACCAAGACATGGTTCTCCTCGGGAAGATCGGGCCGATCGTGGGGGAAAAACGGGCACGTCTGCCCGCGAGCCACGGGGAGCGACCCCGGGACGGCGTGGTGTGGACCCGGCACACCGCGAGCCGTCCGAAGGCTACGATTGGCCTATACCAATTGACAAGTGTCGGCCAACGGCGAGCAGTTGGCGAATGGCGGCATTCGGCCACCGGCACTGTCCTTCCGGCGAGGCCGACCTGGCGTCACGTCAGGTTCCGGCCGATCGGCCGCAGCCCCAGAACGGTGGGGAAAACGCTGCTCGCGGGGCGTCGGCCGGGGCGTGTCCGGAGGTGGGCGCGGGGCGTCCGGGGGCGCTTCGGTGCAGGTGACGGGCGGGAAGGTTAGGCAGAATCCAAGCCGCGGATAATGCTGCGATAAGCCGGACGGCGGTGGGCAGGGCGGGCCGTCGGCTGTGGTGCGCGGTGCGCGGTGCGTGGGGAGGGCGGCGCGCGGGGGCGGTCGGTGTCGGGGCTCCCGAGGGCCGGCGCCGAGGCGGCCGGGAGCCCGCCGAGTGCGCCCGTCCGGCGTCCGGTCGGCGTCCGTCCGGCAGGCGGCGCGGTCCCGGTGCGGGGAGTTGCCGACGCTCCGTCAAGTGGGTGCCGCCGTTCGGGGGGTGCCGCGTGGCGGTGCCGGATCGACCGTTTCTTCTGCCTAACCTCCCGCTATGCCCGTACGCCCCCTCGCCCTCGCGGCCCTCTCCCTCGGCCTCGCCGCCGCCCCCGTGCTCGCCCCGGCCCTGCTGTCGCCGACCGCCGCCGCGGCCGGATCCAAGCGGGCCTCGATCGGAAACCCGGTCCAGGGGAACCTCGGCTACAACGCCTTCGTGGAGCACGACACCACGCTGGGGAGCACCGAGGCCGAAGGGCCGGTCGCCACCGGCGGGAACCTCGCCTTCGGCTCCGGCTACAACGTCAGCCTGCACAACCCCGGCACCTTCACCGCCCCCGGCGACGACCACCCCGCCGCGCTGGTGGTCGGCGGCCGGATCGACTACGCCGGGAGCTCCCCGGACGGCGTGCTGAAGGTGCTCAGCAACGGCTACACGAAGATCGGCGACATGACCGGCTCGCTCGCCGTCGACCGGGACGTCAACAACGCCCAGGTCAACACCCAGGTGGTGGCCGCCGGAACCGTCCACAACTCGGTGCCGCGGATCGAGATGACGCTGCACCAGCCCACCGCCTCGGTCGGACCGGCCCCCGGCCTGATCGACTTCACCACCGCGTTCGAGGCCTTCCGCGAACGGGCCCGGGCGATGGCCGGCTGCGCGCAGAACGTCACCCTGCTCGACGACGCCGGCCACCCGCTGCCCGACGGTCCCTACCCGCCCGGCACCGTCGGCCACCTGACCCTCACCCCGGGCCGCACCAACGTGCTGCACCTGACGGGCCGGCAGATGAACGCCCTCGGCGAGATCAACTTCCACAACCAGCCCACCAAGGACACCCCGCTGGTGATCGTCACCGACACCACCGCCGAGAACGGCGTGTTCGACTGGCACAACCCCAACACCGCGGGCATCAGCGGACCGCAGGCTCCGTACGTGCTGTGGGACTTCCCCGACGCCACCGACCTCACCATGTCCAGCGGCGACTCCCTCGAAGGCACCATCTACGCGCCCAGCGCCCACCTCAAGGACCTCAACGCCTCCAACATCGAGGGCGACGTCATCGCCCGCGCCTACGACGCCGGGCCGCTGGTCCACGGCACGTCGGTGGTCGCCGGGGAGCTGCACTACTGGCCGTTCGACGCCGCCATCGCCTGCGAGGACACCAGCCCCTCGCCCAGCCCCACCGGCAGCCCGTCGCCCAGCCCCTCGCCCAGCCCCACGGGCAGCCCGTCACCCAGCCCCTCGACCACCCTGCCCGCCCCGACCCCCACCGGCCCGGGCGGCGAACTCCCCGCGACCGGCCCCGGCCCCGCCCTCCCCCTCGCCGCCACTGCCGCCGCCGCCACCCTCACCGCCGGCACCGCCCTCCTGCTGCGCCGCCGCCGGCAACGCAAGCACTGACCCCCCGCGAAATCCTGACCCCGACGGCCCGTCACCCCCTGTCGACGGGCCGTCGGGCTCACCCCGGCCCGAGCGAGCCGAGCAGCCGAGCGGTGTCCACCCCGAGCTCCGCCGGCGCCTGCACAACCACCAGCCCCGAACGGCTGTACCCGGAACGACAGCGCACCAGTACGGTCCGTCCGTCAACGCCGGTCGGTGGCAGCGGAGTTCCCCGCGGGTGGTCGGCGGCGGCAGAGCCAGTAGCTGTCGGCGATCGGGACGGCGTGGCGGGTGCCGGTGGGGGAGGTGACGGTGAGGTGGGTGGGGTGGTAGGTGACTCGGTGGCCGGCGGGGAGGAAGGCCGGGGGGTTCAGGACGGCCTCGAAGTCGGGGCTGACCAGGAAGGTGCTGAGCAGGAGCAGGCGTGGCAGCGGGGTGGTTCCGTCGAAGAGGAGGCGCACGGGGGAGAGGATGCCGGACGGGAAGGGGCGGGGCGAGGGGTTTTGTCCGGGGGAGGGGTGGGGGTTCGTCGGGTGTTCATGGTGGGGGCGGGTTGCGGTGGGGGCTCGTTGGGATGGGGCCGGGAGGTTGGGGGATGCCGTTTTCGCGGCCGTTTCAGCTGCTCGACCGCTCGACCGCTCGACCGCTCGACCGCTTGACCACTCGACCCGAGGGACGGAACCCGTGACCGAATCGCGCACCCCCGAACGTCGTCGCCGCTTCCTGTCGTCGGCGGCCGTCGTCCTGTCGGCCCTCGTCGTCGGGGCCCTGACCGCGGCTCCGGCCCCGGCGGCCGGTGCGGTGGCCTGGCCCGGCAGTTCCGCCGTCAGTACTGCGGACGGCTCCAACGTGTTCGGCTCCGACCTGTCCGGCCTCTACCAGGAGCGCGGGGTGATGTGGGGCGTGCAGAACTCCGGCAAGCTGTGGCGGCTGGTCCCGAACGGCTCCGGCGGCTGGAAGCCCGACACCGCCAACGGTTGGGGTTCCGGCAAGTCGCTGCGCTTCACCGGCGGCACCGGCACCCCGGACGACGAGGGCGTCACCCTGACCGGTGCGGGCTCGGCTGGCGGGGTGTACGTCTCCAGCGAGCGCAACGCGGACTCCTCCTCCACCAGCCGGCTCTCCGTGCTGCGCTACGACGTCTCCGGCAGCGGCGGCACGCTGACCGCCACCCGCGAGTGGAACCTCACCGCCGACCTGCCGTCCACCGGCTCCAACCTCGGGCTGGAAGGCGTCACCTGGGTGCCCGACGGCTACCTGACCGGCGCGGGCTTCAAGGACGCCTCGACCGGCGCCGCCTACGACCCGGGCCGCTACCCGGCGCACACCGGCGGGGTGTTCTTCGTCGGTGTCGAGGGCAGCGCCAAGGTCTACGGCTACGTGCTGCTGGAGTCCGGGGGCTTCACCAAGGTCGCCACCGTCAGCAGCGGCATGTCCGGCGTGATGGAGCTGTCCTGGGAGCCGCAGGCGCACCGGATGTGGGTGGTGTGCGACGACAACTGCTCCGGCCAGCTGCGCACCTTCCAGGTCGACGGCAGCGGCGCGTTCGCCCTCACCGCCGTCTACAACCGCCCCGCCGGGATGGCGAACCTCAACAACGAGGGCTTCACCCTGGCCGGTGCCGACGAGTGCGTGGGCGGCAGCAAGCCCGTCTACTGGGCGGACGACAGCAACACCGGCAAGCACGCCCTGCGCAAGGGCAGCATCACCTGCTGACGGGGCGCCGGCAGCCCCCGGCCCCTCCGAGCGGGCGGGGCCGGGGACCTCAGGAAGGGGCGGGCAGGTCGGCGTCGGGGGGCGGCGGGACCTCGCGGGGCGGGCCGTACCCGTCCAGGCCCAGGTAGGTGACGGCCCGGTAGGTGCCGGCCTCGCAGGTCAGGCTCAGTTCGGACAGCCGCCCCCGGTCGTCGACCAGCAGGTCGGTGGTGCACTGCGGGACCTGCTGGTCGGCCACCCGACGGCGCAGCACCCCCAGCGCGTCGGAGAGCCGGTCGACCGGCAGCGGCCCGTTCAGGCGGTAGGCCGTGCCGCCGGAACGGAGCTGCTCCGGGCCCCGGTAGGACGCCGGGTCGGCGGCCAGCAGGGCCAGCGCCAACTGGCGGTGGTCGGCGACCAGGACCTGCCCCTGCCGGGTCTCCCGGTGCCACTTCCCGCCGTCGAGCTGGGTGTACACGGCGTCCCGGGTCGTCGTGGTGTACACCAGCACGGGCGCGCTCCCGGAGATCATCCACTCCCCGGTCGCGCCGGTCTGGACGTCCGACACGGTCACCGTGCCCTGGCCCTCGACCGAGGTCCGGTCGTCCGAGGACTTCACCGACAGCGACGCCGAGAACGGCTCCGCCGGCTCCGTGAGCACCGCCCTGAGCTGCTCGATCTCCTGCGCCCGGTGGTCCGGTGCCGCCGAGTCGGCGCCCAGCGCGGAGCGGACGCCCGAGCACCCCGTCAGGACGGCCGCCAGCACGACCCCCGCCGCCACCGCGGCGGCCCCGACCGCGCGCTTCGACACCGACACCACCCCACCCCACCCCCGCACGACACCCGGGTCCCGCGGACCGACGGGCCGGACGGATCCGAACTCGGAAGACATGACCAGCGGGGCATACATTCTCGCGGCACCCGACGCGAAGGCAAATCATTCGTGGACGCACCCGCCGGGTTGACGGCCGGTCAGCCCCGGAACCCCGCGTGCACGTGGTCGTGGTGGGTGGCGTCGCTGAAGAACTGGTTCGCCGTCGCCCCGCCCGACAGCAGCCGCGGCCCGCCCACGTTGTACGAACCCGCCGCCGCGGCCGCCCGCATGAAGGAGTCCACCAGGTCGGCCGGGGTCGCCGGATCCACCACCGCCCGGCCGTCGATCCGCCAGGTGTCGAACGCCCGCCCCTGCGGGTGGTCGCTCGGCCGGTCCGTGCCGAACACCAACAGCGGATGCCCCGAACGCACCACGCTCACCTCGAACGCGTACGCCCCCGCCAGCGCCAGCATCGCCGCGAGCGCCCCGTCGTGCACCTGCCCGCTGCGCACGTCCGCCACCGCCGCCGGGGGCAGCGCGATCCGCGGCTGGGCCAGCACCCGGGTCGCCGGATCGCCCAGCGCCGCCGCCGCGGGCCCCGGATCGGCCGGGTGCAACGCGGTGACCTCCCACCGGGGCGCGGCGCTGCTCAGCCGGACGTCGACCGTGCTGCCGGTGGACACCGGCGCCCCGTCCGGCCCGGCCAGCCACTGCCGGCACACCACCAGCACGCTCGCCGAATCCGCCAACAGCCCGCCGTACTGGGCGTACACCACCTCCAGCGCCGCCCGCGGGGCGTCCGCCAGCAGCGCGCCGCCCTGGTCGGCCAGCCCCGGCTCCGCCCCGAGCGCCGCCACCCGCTGCCGGGCCGCCGCCACCCCCTGCCCGCCCGGCGGCCACCCGCCGATCGCCTCCACCACCTGCACGGCCCGCAGCTTCACGTCCGGCTGCAGCTCGCCCGGGCCGGGCTGCCAGGCGGCGGGCGCGGGGAAGGCACTGCTGGTGCTGGGTGAACTGTTCGGGCTGTCCGGGCTGTTCGGGGAGTTCGGGCCGCTCGGGCTGTTCGGGGTGCTGGGGTGGCCGGAGGAGCAGGCGGCCAGGGCGCCGCCCAGCCCGGCGAGCAGGAGGGCGCGGCGGCCGGGCGGGAGGGAGGAGGCGGGCATCCTGCCAGTGTCGGCGGCGGGCGGCGGTTCCGGCCGGTGCGACCCGCCGTTCCGGCGCGCCGGGGCTACTGACGGCAGGTCAGGAGAGCATGTACAGCACGGAGGCGGCGACGGTGAGCAGCAGGACGGCCCCGGCGGTCAGCAGCAGGGCGCGGACGGTGCGGCGGTCGGCCAGGGCCGCCGCGCGGGCCGGGGCGAAGCTCTCCAGCAGGGACCGGGCCAGAGCGGTCAGGGCGCCGCCGGCCAGCAGCAGGCCGCCGACGGTGGCGCCGGCGGACAGGGCGTGGTTGCCGACGCCGAGCCGTTCGCAGCTGCCGTCCGGGGTGCAGCGGACGGTGGCGACGGTGCCGGCCCGGTAGTCGTTCGGCGCGCCGTTGTAGTACCACGTCCCGGTGGTGACGCCGGTGCTGCCGGGATCGCCGGTGCCCCGGCAGTGGTTGACCGCGCTCCGGGACTGGCCGGTGGTGTGGCACTCGGTCATGGTCATCCGCAGCTCGGGCCGGTGGTGCAGCGCGCGGACGTCCCCCATCGCGGCGGCGCCGCCGATCGTCACGCCCACCCCGAGGGCGATCCCGGCCAGCGGGAGCAGGGCCCGCAGCACCGCCGACACGGGGGAGGGGAGCCGGCGGCGGGGTGCCGGGCCGCGCTGCTCGCCGCGCCCGGGCGTCGGCCCGTACTTGGTCCGGTCCGGCTTTCCGGGCTTCCTCGACTTTCCAGGCTTCGCCGGTTTCCCGGACATGGCGGATCCCCACCTTCCCCCGTGCGCACCGCCCGCCGGGCCCGGCGGGACGGCACAACCTACCTCCCCGCCGGCGGGAGCGGGAAGGCGCCCGGGCCCGGACCGCCGCCGCGGTCCGGGCCCGGTTGCCCGACGGTGTGTCGGAAGGGGTGTCAGGGGGGCGTCAGATCAGGCCCTGGGCGAGCATCGCGTCGGCGACCAGCTCGAAGCCGGCGATGTTGGCGCCGACCACGTAGTTGCCCGGGCTGCCGTACTTCTCTGCGGTGGTGAAGCAGGAGTCGTGGATGTGCTTCATGATCTCGCCGAGGCGGGCCTCGGTGTGCTCGAAGGTCCACGAGTCGCGGGAGGCGTTCTGCTGCATCTCCAGCGCCGAGGTGGCGACACCGCCGGCGTTGGCGGCCTTGCCGGGCGCGAAGGCCACGCCGGCCTCCTGAAAGACCCGGACGGCCTCGGGGGTGGTGGGCATGTTGGCGCCCTCGGCGACGGCCTTCACCCCGTTGCGGACCAGCGCGACGGCGTCCGCCTCGTGCAGCTCGTTCTGGGTCGCGCAGGGCAGTGCCACGTCGCAGGGGACGCTCCACACGCCGGTGCCGGCCACGTACTTCACGTGCTCGCCGCGGGCCTCGGCGTAGTCGGAGACCCGGCCGCGGCGGGTCTCCTTGATCTCCTTGAGCAGGGCCAGGTCGATGCCCTTCTCGTCGACCACGTAGCCGGTCGAGTCGGAGCAGGTGAGCACGGTCGCGCCGAGCTGCT is part of the Kitasatospora cineracea genome and harbors:
- a CDS encoding choice-of-anchor A family protein — its product is MPVRPLALAALSLGLAAAPVLAPALLSPTAAAAGSKRASIGNPVQGNLGYNAFVEHDTTLGSTEAEGPVATGGNLAFGSGYNVSLHNPGTFTAPGDDHPAALVVGGRIDYAGSSPDGVLKVLSNGYTKIGDMTGSLAVDRDVNNAQVNTQVVAAGTVHNSVPRIEMTLHQPTASVGPAPGLIDFTTAFEAFRERARAMAGCAQNVTLLDDAGHPLPDGPYPPGTVGHLTLTPGRTNVLHLTGRQMNALGEINFHNQPTKDTPLVIVTDTTAENGVFDWHNPNTAGISGPQAPYVLWDFPDATDLTMSSGDSLEGTIYAPSAHLKDLNASNIEGDVIARAYDAGPLVHGTSVVAGELHYWPFDAAIACEDTSPSPSPTGSPSPSPSPSPTGSPSPSPSTTLPAPTPTGPGGELPATGPGPALPLAATAAAATLTAGTALLLRRRRQRKH
- a CDS encoding lytic polysaccharide monooxygenase auxiliary activity family 9 protein; its protein translation is MSWSRRLLAASAVGAGALVATTVAAGTAGAHGAMFGPPSRIAACYAEGPETPKSQVCKDLVADSGTQPLYDWNEVNIASANGQSQQIIPDGHLCSANRDKYRALDWARTDWPATSVAAGAKTFDFRVTAPHQGTMKLYLTKAGYDPAKPLKWSDLDLASPVAVYDTARTSDNGYYHVNVNLPQRTGRQLVYMVWQRSDSPEAFYGCSDLDFGSTTTAAAAPPAANTPSAPTQAQLDAGAARSTVSHHGHGGDLTAAEAVVASSGTVAVDRPGQDNLLLGLAGAGLLAATASGAYLARRMRGTAVSA